Within the uncultured Fusobacterium sp. genome, the region ATTATTTATCCAAAGATGGAAAATATTTTTTCAGCTTTAAAAATAACTTCATATAAAGATACAAGAGTTTTAATATTGGGACAAGATCCATATCATGGACCTAATCAAGCTCATGGACTTGCTTTTTCAGTAAATCCAGGGATAAAAATTCCACCATCTCTTTTAAATATGTATAAAGAGTTAAAAGATGAATTGGGTTTATATATTCCTAATAATGGATATTTAATTCCATGGGCAGAACAGGGAATACTACTTCTTAATACAGCTTTAACTGTAAGAGCAGGAGAGGCAAACTCACATTCTGGTATGGGATGGGAAATATTCACTGATAATATTATAAAACATTTAAATGACAGAGAAGAGCCAGTTATATTTGTGTTATGGGGAAATAATGCAAGAAAGAAAAAAGCTTTTATAACTAATAAACAACATTTTATATTAGAAGGTCCTCATCCTAGTCCATTATCAGCAAGTAGAGGTTTTTTTGGTTGTGGACATTTTAAAAAAATAAATGATATTTTAAGAAGTATTGGAAAAGATGAGATAGATTGGCAGATAAAAAATATATAGCCAAAAATTAATGAAAAGAGACGTCACAAGGATGCCACACTATTTCAATATAATAAAAAAAAGAGGATAGTGGAGGAGAATTATGAAGTATTTAGTTAAATATACAATAATTTTTTCTATATTAATACTAAATATTTATGGGGATGAAGATATAAGTAGTAACACAAATATAGTTGTGATAAGAAATTTAAGTTTTGAACAACAAGAAGAAGCTATAAAAATGAGAGAAGAACTTTTGGAGGAATTTACTGAGATAAGAAATCAAGTTATTTCAATAAGAACAGAAACTCAAATAGAGATGAGAAAAGAAAATCCAAATTGGAATGAGATAAAAAGATTGAATAAAGAGTATTCACAACTTCAGAAAGCGTTAAGTGAAGGGTTGTTAGAATATAAAGAAAAAATGGAAACTATACAGCTAGAATTAGATGAATAGTTAAAAGGGAGAAATTATGGAAGAGTTTTTATCAGGATTAGAGTATAAGATACTTCAAAAAGGTAAAGAAGATATTAAATATACAGGAATGGAGTATGATTCTAGAAAGATTGAGGCAGGGAATATCTTTGTTGCTTTAGAGGGAGCTGTAGTAGATGGACATAAGTTTATAAAAAATGCTGTAGAAAATGGAGCTAAAGCTATTCTTGTATCTAAAGAAGTTCCTTTAGAATTTCCAGTAGAATATATTTTAGTAAAAGATTTGAGAAAGAATTTAGGAAAAATAGCTTCAGAATTTTATAACTATCCTCAAAAAA harbors:
- a CDS encoding uracil-DNA glycosylase, with amino-acid sequence MVKLGNDWDEILKGEFEKEYYQNLRKFLVSEYKSRIIYPKMENIFSALKITSYKDTRVLILGQDPYHGPNQAHGLAFSVNPGIKIPPSLLNMYKELKDELGLYIPNNGYLIPWAEQGILLLNTALTVRAGEANSHSGMGWEIFTDNIIKHLNDREEPVIFVLWGNNARKKKAFITNKQHFILEGPHPSPLSASRGFFGCGHFKKINDILRSIGKDEIDWQIKNI